In the Musa acuminata AAA Group cultivar baxijiao unplaced genomic scaffold, Cavendish_Baxijiao_AAA HiC_scaffold_208, whole genome shotgun sequence genome, one interval contains:
- the LOC135656942 gene encoding acetyl-coenzyme A carboxylase carboxyl transferase subunit beta, chloroplastic-like has product MGKWWFRSMLSNEKLEHRCGLSKSRCGLSKSMDSLDGIGHTSRSEQPILNDTKNDTKKKIPSWNHSGNYSFTNVDSLFEIKDIWSLISDDTFLVRDSNGDSYSVYFDIENQIFEVDNDSSFLSELEKKLSSYLSRGSKKKNHYYYHYMYDTQSGWNNHINSCIDSYLRFEVSINSSISGSTNNYSDSYFYNFICTENRNSSESGRSSKRTRKNFNDFHEEVESDFHEEVEFHEEVESDFHEEVESDFHEEVEFHEEVESNDFNEEVESDFNEEVESDFNEEVESDFNEEVESDFNEEVESDFNEEVEFHEEVEFHEEVESDFHEEVESNDFNINQKYKHLWVQCENCYGLNYKKFFKSKMNICEQCGYHLKMSSSDRIELSIDPGTWDPLDKDMISIDPIDFRSKEEPYGDRIDSYQRRTGLADAIQTGIGQINGIPVAIGVMDFQFMGGSMGSVVGEKITRLIEYATNRSLPVIIVCASGGARMQEGSLSLMQMAKISSASSNYQSDKKLFYVSILTSPTTGGVTASFGMLGDIIIAEPNAYIAFAGKRVIEQTLKKVIPEGSQVSEYLFHKGLFDPIVPRNLLKGVLGELFQLHGFFPLNPSSKM; this is encoded by the coding sequence ATGGGAAAATGGTGGTTCCGTTCGATGTTGTCTAACGAGAAGTTAGAACATAGGTGTGGGCTAAGTAAATCTAGGTGTGGGCTAAGTAAATCAATGGATAGTCTTGATGGTATTGGACATACCAGTAGAAGTGAACAACCTATTCTAAACGATACGAAGAACGATACGAAGAAAAAGATTCCTAGTTGGAATCATAGTGGTAATTATAGTTTCACTAATGTTGATTCTTtatttgaaatcaaggatatttGGAGTTTGATCTCTGATGACACTTTTTTAGTTAGGGATAGTAATGGTGACAGTTACTCTgtatattttgatattgaaaATCAGATTTTTGAGGTTGACAATGATAGTTCTTTTCTGAGTGAACTAGAAAAAAAACTTTCTAGTTATTTGAGTAGGGGGTCTAAGAAAAAGAATCACTACTATTATCATTACATGTATGATACTCAATCTGGTTGGAATAATCACATTAATAGTTGCATTGATAGTTATCTTCGTTTTGAAGTCAGTATTAATAGTTCTATTTCGGGTAGTACCAACAATTACAGTGACAGTTACTTTTATAACTTCATTTGTACTGAAAATAGAAATAGTAGTGAGAGCGGTAGGTCTAGTAAAAGAACTAGAAAAAATTTCAATGATTTCCATGAAGAGgtggaatccgatttccatgaagaagtagaattccacgaagaagtagaatccgacttccatgaagaagtagaatccgatttccatgaagaagtagaattccacgaagaagtagaatccaatgatttcaatgaagaagtagaatctgatttcaatgaagaagtggaatccgatttcaatgaagaagtggaatccgatttcaatgaagaagtggaatccgatttcaatgaagaagtggaatccgatttcaatgaagaagtagaattccatgaagaagtagaattccatgaagaagtagaatccgacttccatgaagaagtagaatccaatgatttcaatataaatcaaaaataCAAACATTTATGGGTTCAATGCGAAAATTGTTatggattaaattataaaaaattttttaagtcaaaaatgaatatttgtgaacagtgtggatatcatttgaaaatgagtAGTTCAGATAGAATTGAACTTTCGATTGATCCCGGAACTTGGGATCCTCTGGATAAAGATATGATATCTATAGACCCCATTGATTTTCGTTCAAAAGAGGAACCTTATGGAGATCGTATCGATTCTTATCAAAGAAGGACAGGTTTAGCTGATGCTATTCAAACAGGCATAGGTCAAATAAATGGTATTCCCGTAGCAATTGGCGTTATGGATTTTCAGTTTATGGGAGGTAGTATGGGATCCGTAGTAGGCGAGAAAATTACTCGTTTGATCGAGTATGCTACTAATCGATCTCTACCTGTCATTATTGTGTGTGCTTCTGGAGGAGCACGCATGCAAGAAGGAAGTTTGAGCTTGATGCAAATGGCTAAAATATCTTCTGCTTCATCTAATTATCAATCAGATAAAAAGTTATTCTATGTATCAATTCTTACATCTCCTACAACTGGTGGAGTAACAGCCAGTTTTGGTATGTTGGGGGATATCATTATTGCTGAACCTAACGCCTACATTGCATTTGCGGGTAAAAGAGTAATtgaacaaacattaaaaaaggtaatacCTGAAGGTTCACAAGTGTCTGAGTATTTATTCCATAAAGGTTTATTCGACCCAATAGTACCACGTAATCTTTTAAAAGGTGT
- the LOC135656941 gene encoding photosystem I P700 chlorophyll a apoprotein A2: MALRFPRFSQGLAQDPTTRRIWFGIATAHDFESHDDITEERLYQNIFASHFGQLAIIFLWTSGNLFHVAWQGNFESWIQDPLHVRPIAHAIWDPHFGQPAVEAFTRGGATGPVNIAYSGVYQWWYTIGLRTNEDLYTGALFLLFLSAISLIAGWLHLQPKWKPSVSWFKNAESRLNHHLSGLFGVSSLAWTGHLVHVAIPGSRGQYVRWNNFLDVLPYPQGLGPLFTGQWNLYAQNPDSSSHLFGTSQGTGTAILTLLGGFHPQTQSLWLTDIAHHHLAIAFIFLIAGHMYRTNFGIGHSIKDLLETHIPPGGRLGRGHKGLYDTINNSLHFQLGLALASLGVITSLVAQHMYSLPAYAFIAQDFTTQAALYTHHQYIAGFIMTGAFAHGAIFFIRDYNPEQNEDNVLARMLDHKEAIISHLSWASLFLGFHTLGLYVHNDVMLAFGTPEKQILIEPIFAQWIQSAHGKTSYGFDVLLSSTNGPAFNAGRSIWLPGWLNAVNENSNSLFLTIGPGDFLVHHAIALGLHTTTLILVKGALDARGSKLMPDKKDFGYSFPCDGPGRGGTCDISAWDAFYLAVFWMLNTIGWVTFYWHWKHITLWQGNVSQFNESSTYLMGWLRDYLWLNSSQLINGYNPFGMNSLSVWAWMFLFGHLVWATGFMFLISWRGYWQELIETLAWAHERTPLANLIRWRDKPVALSIVQARLVGLAHFSVGYIFTYAAFLIASTSGKFG; encoded by the coding sequence ATGGCATTAAGATTTCCGAGGTTTAGCCAAGGCTTAGCTCAGGACCCCACTACTCGTCGTATTTGGTTTGGTATTGCTACCGCACATGACTTCGAGAGTCATGATGATATTACTGAGGAACGTCTTTATCAGAACATTTTTGCTTCTCACTTTGGGCAATTAGCAATAATCTTTCTGTGGACGTCCGGAAATCTCTTTCATGTAGCTTGGCAAGGAAATTTTGAGTCATGGATACAAGACCCTTTACATGTAAGACCTATTGCTCATGCAATTTGGGATCCTCATTTTGGTCAACCAGCTGTAGAAGCCTTTACTCGAGGAGGTGCTACCGGTCCAGTGAATATCGCTTATTCCGGCGTTTATCAGTGGTGGTATACAATCGGATTACGCACTAATGAAGATCTTTATACTGGAGctctttttctattatttctttctgctaTATCCTTAATAGCGGGTTGGTTACACTTACAACCAAAATGGAAACCAAGCGTTTCGTGGTTCAAAAATGCCGAATctcgtctaaatcatcatttgTCAGGACTTTTCGGAGTGAGTTCTTTGGCTTGGACAGGACATTTAGTTCATGTCGCTATTCCAGGATCCAGGGGACAGTACGTCAGATGGAATAATTTTTTAGATGTATTACCCTATCCTCAAGGGTTGGGACCACTTTTTACGGGTCAGTGGAATCTTTATGCCCAAAACCCTGATTCGAGTAGCCATTTATTTGGTACTTCCCAAGGAACAGGAACTGCCATTCTAACCCTTCTCGGTGGATTTCATCCACAAACGCAAAGTTtatggctgaccgatattgctcatcatcatttagctattgcatttattttcctgatcgctggtcatatgtatagaacTAACTTCGGGATTGGGCACAGTATCAAAGATCTTTTAGAAACACATATTCCTCCAGGGGGTCGATTAGGGCGTGGGCATAAGGGTCTTTATGACACAATCAATAATTCGCTTCATTTTCAATTAGGTCTTGCTCTAGCCTCTTTAGGGGTTATTACTTCCTTAGTAGCTCAACACATGTACTCTTTACCTGCTTATGCATTCATAGCACAAGACTTTACTACTCAAGCTGCGTTATATACTCatcaccaatacatcgcagggtttatCATGACAGGAGCCTTTGCTCATGGAGCTATATTCTTCATTAGAGATTACAATCCAGAACAGAATGAGGATAATGTATTGGCAAGAATGTTAGACCACAAAGAAGCTATCATATCTCATTTAAGTTGGGCCAGCCTGTTTCTTGGGTTCCATACCTTGGGCCTTTATGTTCATAACGATGTTATGCTCGCTTTTGGTACTCCGGaaaaacaaatcttgattgaacCTATATTTGCCCAATGGATACAATCCGCTCATGGTAAGACTTCATATGGGTTCGATGTACTCTTATCTTCAACGAATGGCCCAGCATTCAATGCAGGTCGAAGCATATGGTTACCGGGCTGGTTGAATGCTGTTAATGAGAATAGTAATTCACTCTTCTTAACAATAGGTCCTGGGGACTTCTTGGTTCATCATGCTATTGCTCTAGGTTTGCATACAACTACACTGATTTTAGTAAAAGGTGCTTTAGATGCACGTGGTTCCAAGTTAATGCCAGATAAAAAGGATTTCGGTTATAGTTTTCCTTGCGACGGCCCAGGACGCGGCGGTACTTGTGATATTTCTGCTTGGGACGCATTTTATTTGGCAGTTTTCTGGATGTTAAATACCATTGGGTGGGTTACTTTTTATTGGCATTGGAAACACATCACTTTATGGCAGGGTAACGTTTCACAATTTAATGAATCTTCCACTTATTTAATGGGATGGTTAAGAGATTATCTATGGTTAAACTCTTCACAACTTATCAATGGATATAATCCTTTTGGTATGAATAGTTTATCCGTATGGGCGTGGATGTTCTTATTTGGACATCTTGTTTGGGCTACTggatttatgtttttaatttcttGGCGCGGATATTGGCAGGAATTGATTGAAACTTTAGCATGGGCTCATGAACGCACACCTTTGGCTAATTTGATTCGATGGAGAGATAAGCCAGTGGCTCTTTCCATTGTGCAAGCAAGATTGGTTGGATTAGCCCACTTTTCCGTAGGCTATATATTCACTTATGCAGCTTTCTTGATTGCCTCTACATCAGGAAAATttggttaa
- the LOC135656943 gene encoding ATP synthase subunit beta, chloroplastic — protein MRINPTPSSPAVSTLEEQNLGRIAQIIGPVLDVVFPPGKMPNIYNALVVKGRDTIGQQINVTCEVQQLLGNNRVRAVAMSATDGLMRGMEVIDTGAPLSVPVGGATLGRIFNVLGEPVDNLGPVDTSTTSPIHRPAPAFIQLETKLSIFETGIKVVDLLAPYRRGGKIGLFGGAGVGKTVLIMELINNIAKAHGGVSVFGGVGERTREGNDLYMEMKESGVINEKNIAESKVALVYGQMNEPPGARMRVGLTALTMAEYFRDVNEQDVLLFIDNIFRFVQAGSEVSALLGRMPSAVGYQPTLSTEMGSLQERITSTKEGSITSIQAVYVPADDLTDPAPATTFAHLDATTVLSRGLAAKGIYPAVDPLDSTSTMLQPRIVGEEHYETAQRVKQTSQRYKELQDIIAILGLDELSEEDRLTVARARKIERFLSQPFFVAEVFTGSPGKYVGLAETIRGFQLILSGELDSLPEQAFYLVGNIDEATAKAMNLEEESKLKK, from the coding sequence atgagaatcaaTCCTACCCCTTCTAGTCCTGCGGTTTCcacacttgaagaacaaaacctAGGGCGTATCGCTCAAATTATTGGCCCAGTACTGGATGTTGTTTTTCCTCCGGGCAAGATGCCTAATATTTATAACGCTTTGGTAGTTAAGGGTCGAGATACTATTGGTCAGCAAATTAATGTGACTTGTGAGGTACAACAATTATTAGGAAATAATCGAGTTAGAGCTGTAGCTATGAGTGCTACAGATGGACTGATGAGAGGAATGGAAGTGATTGACACGGGAGCTCCTCTAAGCGTTCCAGTCGGTGGAGCTACCCTCGGACGAATTTTCAACGTTCTTGGGGAGCCTGTTGATAATTTAGGTCCTGTAGATACTAGCACAACATCTCCTATTCATAGACCTGCACCTGCCTTTATACAGTTAGAGACGAAATTATCAATCTTTGAAACAGGAATTAAAGTAGTGGATCTTTTAGCTCCTTATCGCCGTGGAGGAAAAATCGGACTATTTGGAGGAGCTGGAGTAGGTAAAACAGTACTCATCATGGAATTGATCAACAACATTGCCAAAGCTCATGGAGGCGTATCTGTATTTGGCGGAGTAGGCGAACGTACTCGTGAAGGAAATGATCTTTACATGGAAATGAAAGAATCCGgagtaattaatgaaaaaaatattgcagAATCAAAAGTAGCTCTAGTCTACGGTCAAATGAATGAACCGCCGGGAGCTCGTATGAGAGTTGGTTTGACTGCCCTAACTATGGCGGAATATTTCCGGGATGTTAATGAACAAGACGTACTTCTATTCATCGACAATATCTTTCGTTTCGTCCAAGCAGGATCAGAAGTATCCGCCTTATTGGGGAGAATGCCTTCTGCAGTGGGTTATCAACCTACCCTTAGTACAGAAATGGGTTCTTTGCAAGAAAGAATTACTTCTACCAAAGAGGGATCTATAACTTCGATCCAAGCCGTTTATGTACCTGCGGACGATTTGACCGACCCTGCTCCTGCCACGacatttgcacatttagatgctaCTACCGTATTATCGAGAGGATTAGCTGCCAAAGGTATTTATCCAGCAGTGGATCCTTTAGATTCAACGTCAACTATGTTACAACCTCGGATCGTTGGCGAGGAACATTATGAAACTGCGCAAAGAGTTAAGCAAACTTCACAACGTTACAAAGAACTTCAGGACATTATAGCTATTCTTGGGTTGGACGAATTATCCGAAGAAGATCGTTTAACTGTAGCAAGAGCACGAAAAATCGAGCGTTTCTTATCACAACCCTTCTTCGTGGCAGAAGTATTTACTGGTTCTCCAGGAAAATATGTTGGTCTTGCAGAAACAATTAGGGGGTTTCAACTGATCCTTTCCGGAGAATTAGACAGTCTTCCCGAGCAGGCCTTTTATTTAGTAGGTAACATCGATGAAGCTACCGCGAAAGCTATGAACTTAGAAGAGGAGAGCAAATTGAAGAAATGA
- the LOC135656944 gene encoding ribulose bisphosphate carboxylase large chain: protein MSCREGLMSPQTETKASVGFKAGVKDYKLNYYTPDYEVKDTDILAAFRVTPQPGVPPEEAGAAVAAESSTGTWTTVWTDGLTSLDRYKGRCYHIEAVVGEENQYIAYVAYPLDLFEEGSVTNMFTSIVGNVFGFKALRALRLEDLRIPTSYSKTFQGPPHGIQVERDKLNKYGRPLLGCTIKPKLGLSAKNYGRAVYECLRGGLDFTKDDENVNSQPFMRWRDRFLFCTEALFKAQAETGEIKGHYLNATAGTCEEMMKRAICARELGVPIVMHDYLTGGFTANTSLAHYCRDNGLLLHIHRAMHAVIDRQKNHGMHFRVLAKALRMSGGDHIHAGTVVGKLEGEREMTLGFVDLLRDDYIEKDRSRGIFFTQDWVSMPGVLPVASGGIHVWHMPALTEIFGDDSVLQFGGGTLGHPWGNAPGAVANRVALEACVQARNEGRDLAREGNEIIREASKWSPELAAACEVWKEIKFEFEPVDKLDKEKK from the coding sequence ATGAGTTGTAGGGAGGGACTTATGTCACCACAAACAGAGACTAAAGCAAGTGTTGGATTTAAAGCTGGTGTTAAAGATTACAAATTGAATTATTATACTCCTGACTACGAAGTCAAAGATACTGATATCTTGGCAGCATTCCGAGTAACTCCTCAACCTGGAGTTCCGCCCGAAGAAGCAGGGGCTGCGGTAGCTGCCGAATCTTCTACTGGTACATGGACAACTGTGTGGACTGATGGACTTACCAGTCTTGATCGTTACAAAGGGCGATGCTACCACATCGAGGCCGTTGTTGGGGAGGAAAATCAATATATTGCTTATGTAGCTTATCCTTTAGACCTTTTTGAAGAAGGTTCTGTTACTAACATGTTTACTTCCATTGTGGGTAATGTATTTGGTTTCAAAGCCTTACGAGCTCTACGTCTGGAGGATCTGCGAATTCCCACTTCTTATTCCAAAACTTTCCAAGGCCCGCCTCACGGCATTCAGGTTGAAAGAGATAAGTTGAACAAGTATGGTCGTCCCCTATTGGGATGCACTATTAAACCAAAATTGGGATTATCTGCAAAAAACTACGGTAGAGCGGTTTATGAATGTCTACGTGGTGGACTTGATTTTACCAAAGATGATGAAAACGTAAACTCACAACCATTTATGCGTTGGAGAGATCGTTTCTTATTTTGCACCGAAGCACTTTTTAAAGCGCAGGCCGAAACAGGTGAAATCAAAGGACATTACTTGAATGCTACTGCGGGTACatgtgaagaaatgatgaaaagggCCATATGTGCCAGAGAATTAGGAGTTCCTATCGTAATGCATGACTACTTAACTGGTGGATTCACTGCAAATACTAGCTTGGCTCATTATTGCCGTGACAACGGCCTACTTCTTCACATCCATCGCGCAATGCATGCAGTTATTGATAGACAGAAAAATCATGGTATGCATTTCCGTGTACTAGCTAAAGCATTACGTATGTCTGGTGGAGATCATATTCACGCCGGTACAGTAGTAGGTAAACTGGAAGGGGAACGTGAGATGACTTTAGGTTTCGTTGATTTATTACGTGATGATTATATCGAAAAAGACCGAAGTCGCGGTATTTTCTTCACTCAAGATTGGGTCTCTATGCCAGGTGTTCTGCCCGTGGCTTCAGGGGGTATTCATGTTTGGCATATGCCTGCTCTGACCGAAATCTTTGGGGATGATTCCGTACTACAGTTTGGCGGAGGAACTTTAGGACACCCTTGGGGAAATGCACCTGGTGCAGTAGCTAATAGGGTGGCTTTAGAGGCGTGTGTACAAGCTCGTAATGAGGGACGTGATCTTGCTCGTGAAGGTAATGAAATTATCCGTGAAGCTAGCAAATGGAGCCCTGAACTAGCCGCTGCTTGTGAAGTATGGAAAGAGATCAAATTCGAATTCGAACCAGTAGATAAGCTagataaagagaaaaagtaa
- the LOC135656940 gene encoding photosystem I P700 chlorophyll a apoprotein A1: MIIRSPEPEVKIVVDRDPIKTSFEEWARPGHFSRTIAKGPDTTTWIWNLHADAHDFDSHTSDLEEISRKVFSAHFGQLSIIFLWLSGMYFHGARFSNYEAWLSDPTHIAPSAQVVWPIVGQEILNGDVGGGFRGIQITSGFFQIWRASGITSELQLYCTAIGALVFASLMLFAGWFHYHKAAPKLAWFQDVESMLNHHLAGLLGLGSLSWAGHQIHVSLPINQFLDAGVDPKEIPLPHEFILNRDLLAQLYPSFAEGATPFFTLNWSKYAEFLTFRGGLDPITGGLWLTDIAHHHLAIAILFLIAGHMYRTNWGIGHSIKDILEAHKGPFTGQGHKGLYEILTTSWHAQLSLNLAMLGSLTIIVAHHMYSMPPYPYLAIDYGTQLSLFTHHMWIGGFLIVGAAAHAAIFMVRDYDPTTRYNDLLDRVLRHRDAIISHLNWACIFLGFHSFGLYIHNDTMSALGRPQDMFSDTAIQLQPIFAQWVQNTHALAPGITAPGATASTSLTWGGGELVAVGGKVALLPIPLGTADFLVHHIHAFTIHVTVLILLKGVLFARSSRLIPDKANLGFRFPCDGPGRGGTCQVSAWDHVFLGLFWMYNAISVVIFHFSWKMQSDVWGTISDQGVVTHITGGNFAQSSITINGWLRDFLWAQASQVIQSYGSSLSAYGLFFLGAHFVWAFSLMFLFSGRGYWQELIESIVWAHNKLKVAPATQPRALSIVQGRAVGVTHYLLGGIATTWAFFLARIIAVG, from the coding sequence atgattattcgttcgccggaaccagaagtgaaaattgttgtagatagggatcccataaaaacgtctttcgaggaatgggccagacccggccatttctcaagaacaatagctaagggccctgatactaccacttggatctggaacctacatgctgatgctcacgatttcgatagtcataccagtgatttggaggagatctctcgaaaagtatttagtgctcattttggtcaactctccattatctttctttggctgagtggcatgtacttccatggcgctcgtttttccaattatgaagcatggctaagtgatcctactcacattgcacccagtgcccaggtagtttggccaatagtaggtcaagaaatattgaatggtgatgtgggtggaggtttccgaggaatacaaataacctccgggttttttcagatttggcgagcatctggaataactagtgaattacaactctattgtaccgccattggcgcattggtctttgcatcgttaatgctttttgctggttggttccattatcacaaagccgcccccaaattggcttggttccaagatgtagaatctatgttaaatcaccacttagcggggttactaggacttgggtctctttcttgggcgggacaccaaatccatgtatctttaccgattaaccaatttctcgacgctggagttgatcctaaagagataccgcttcctcatgaatttatcttgaatcgggaccttttggctcaactttatcccagttttgccgagggagcaaccccctttttcaccttgaattggtcaaaatacgcggaatttcttacttttcgcggaggattggacccaataacaggtggtctatggctgaccgatattgcacaccatcatttagctattgcaattcttttcctgatcgctggtcatatgtatagaacCAACTGGGGCATTGGTCATAGCATTAAAGACATTTTAGAGGCTCATAAAGGTCCATTTACAGGCCAGGGCCATAAAGGACTCTATGAAATCCTAACAACGTCGTGGCATGCTCAATTATCTCTTAACCTGGCTATGTTAGGCTCTTTAACCATTATTGTAGCTCACCATATGTATTCCATGCCTCCCTATCCATACCTAGCTATTGACTATGGTACACAACTTTCGTTGTTCACACATCACATGTGGATCGGTGGGTTTCTCATAGTTGGTGCTGCTGCACATGCAGCAATTTTTATGGTAAGAGATTACGATCCAACTACTCGATACAACGATCTATTAGATCGTGTCCTTAGACACCGCGATGCAATCATATCACATCTTAACTGGGCATGTATATTTCTGGGTTTTCACAGTTTTGGCTTGTATATTCATAATGATACCATGAGCGCTTTAGGGCGTCCACAAGATATGTTTTCAGATACCGCTATACAATTACAACCCATCTTTGCTCAATGGGTACAAAACACCCATGCTTTAGCACCCGGCATAACAGCTCCTGGTGCAACAGCAAGTACCAGCTTAACTTGGGGAGGTGGTGAGTTGGTAGCAGTAGGCGGCAAAGTAGCTTTGTTACCTATTCCATTAGGAACCGCAGACTTCTTAGTCCATCATATTCATGCATTTACGATCCACGTGACTGTATTGATACTACTGAAAGGTGTTCTATTTGCTCGCAGTTCCCGTTTGATACCTGATAAAGCAAATCTTGGTTTTCGTTTTCCTTGTGATGGACCTGGAAGAGGGGGGACATGTCAAGTATCTGCCTGGGATCATGTCTTCTTAGGTCTATTCTGGATGTACAATGCGATTTCCGTAGTTATTTTCCATTTCAGTTGGAAAATGCAGTCGGATGTTTGGGGTACTATAAGTGATCAAGGGGTAGTAACTCATATTACAGGAGGAAACTTTGCGCAGAGTTCCATTACTATTAATGGGTGGCTTCGAGATTTCTTATGGGCACAGGCATCTCAGGTAATTCAGTCTTATGGTTCTTCATTATCTGCATATGGTCTCTTTTTCTTAGGTGCTCATTTTGTCTGGGCTTTCAGTTTAATGTTTCTATTCAGTGGCCGTGGTTATTGGCAAGAACTCATTGAATCCATCGTTTGGGCTCATAACAAATTAAAAGTTGCTCCTGCTACTCAGCCTAGAGCCTTGAGCATTGTACAAGGACGTGCTGTAGGAGTAACCCATTACCTTCTGGGTGGAATTGCCACAACATGGGCATTCTTCTTAGCAAGAATTATTGCAGTAGGATAA